The proteins below come from a single Paraconexibacter algicola genomic window:
- a CDS encoding alpha/beta hydrolase, whose product MSAPRHPGPLPHLVRPADGEAAGTLVLLHGRGADEHDLYGLFDVLDPQRRLTGITVGGPLALGGPVGRHWYVVPRVGFPDPHTFGPTFAELATLLDDELGIDWSTTVVGGFSQGSVMSYALGLGAGRPRPAGILAMSGFIPTTEAWQGDLDARAGLPVLVAHGTHDPVISVEFGRDAVRRLQQAGADVTYHESAVAHQIDPRVVPEVHAWLADRFPERSGAELSPSSGV is encoded by the coding sequence GTGAGCGCCCCCCGTCACCCGGGTCCGCTGCCGCACCTCGTCCGCCCCGCGGACGGGGAGGCGGCCGGCACGCTCGTGCTCCTGCACGGGCGCGGCGCCGACGAGCACGACCTCTACGGGCTCTTCGACGTCCTCGACCCGCAGCGGCGGCTCACCGGCATCACCGTCGGCGGGCCGCTCGCCCTCGGGGGACCGGTCGGCCGGCACTGGTACGTCGTCCCGCGCGTCGGGTTCCCCGACCCGCACACGTTCGGGCCGACGTTCGCCGAGCTCGCGACGCTCCTCGACGACGAGCTCGGGATCGACTGGTCGACGACGGTCGTCGGCGGCTTCTCGCAGGGGTCGGTCATGTCCTACGCGCTCGGGCTCGGCGCCGGACGGCCCCGTCCCGCGGGCATCCTGGCGATGAGCGGGTTTATCCCGACCACCGAGGCCTGGCAGGGCGACCTCGACGCACGGGCCGGCCTGCCCGTGCTCGTCGCGCACGGCACCCACGATCCGGTGATCTCCGTCGAGTTCGGCCGCGACGCCGTCCGCCGGCTCCAGCAGGCCGGCGCCGACGTCACCTACCACGAGTCCGCGGTCGCCCACCAGATCGACCCGCGGGTCGTCCCCGAGGTCCACGCCTGGCTGGCGGACCGGTTCCCGGAGCGGTCGGGAGCGGAACTTTCGCCCTCCTCGGGCGTCTAA
- a CDS encoding cold-shock protein, producing the protein MATGTVKWFSDEKGFGFITPDDSGKDLFVHHKQIQGSGFKTLAEGAKVSYDAEAGPKGPAAANVVAL; encoded by the coding sequence ATGGCTACTGGAACCGTCAAGTGGTTCAGCGACGAGAAGGGCTTCGGCTTCATCACGCCGGACGACTCGGGCAAGGACCTCTTCGTCCATCACAAGCAGATCCAGGGCAGCGGCTTCAAGACGCTGGCCGAGGGTGCCAAGGTGAGCTACGACGCCGAGGCGGGCCCCAAGGGCCCCGCCGCCGCGAACGTCGTCGCGCTCTAG
- a CDS encoding cellulase family glycosylhydrolase: MRPTILIAVLLSLVLAAPAAASTTQFTMFEAPSALVDPSQRDSTLDEIDALGADAIRVLVNWNRVAPSPTSKTRPANFDASDPAAYGDGFATYEAIVAAAKARGLRVLFTITGGAPFWATAKGTDAITRPDPDEFQAFATALGAKFRDDVDIWSIWNEPNQPQFLAPQFVGGKPQSPKLYRSLYLAAQRGLGASGNGQDTILAAETSPRGNPRIVAPLAFLRGFLCLDSKYRKAKSCGKIDADGWAHHPYTTSGGPYFRSGNTDDVTIGTLSRLTRALDRAGKAGAIRKGMPMYLTEFGIQSFPDRITGVPLSTQADYRSLSEFIAYGNKRVKAFSQYLMRDSDPNPPGGSKFSGFESGLRTFGGTKKPAYDGFRLPLVADRYAAGKVRLWGLARPADGRTKVRILYANGGSSRWRTLTTLSTDARGYFSSRRSAPKDRRYRVEWTAADGTTHRGPVTKTRSAP, translated from the coding sequence GTGCGTCCCACGATCCTGATCGCCGTCCTGCTGTCGCTCGTCCTCGCCGCGCCCGCCGCCGCCTCGACGACGCAGTTCACGATGTTCGAGGCCCCGTCCGCGCTCGTGGACCCCTCCCAGCGTGACAGCACCCTCGACGAGATCGACGCGCTGGGCGCCGACGCGATCCGGGTCCTCGTCAACTGGAACCGCGTCGCCCCCTCCCCGACGTCGAAGACGCGGCCCGCGAACTTCGACGCGTCCGACCCGGCCGCGTACGGGGACGGCTTCGCGACCTACGAGGCGATCGTCGCCGCCGCGAAGGCCCGCGGCCTGCGCGTCCTCTTCACGATCACCGGCGGCGCCCCGTTCTGGGCGACCGCGAAGGGCACCGACGCGATCACCCGGCCCGATCCCGACGAGTTCCAGGCGTTCGCCACCGCGCTCGGCGCGAAGTTCCGCGACGACGTGGACATCTGGTCGATCTGGAACGAGCCCAACCAGCCGCAGTTCCTCGCCCCGCAGTTCGTCGGCGGCAAGCCGCAGTCGCCGAAGCTCTACCGCAGCCTGTACCTCGCCGCGCAGCGCGGCCTCGGCGCGTCGGGCAACGGCCAGGACACGATCCTCGCGGCCGAGACCTCGCCGCGCGGCAACCCGCGGATCGTCGCGCCGCTCGCGTTCCTGCGCGGGTTCCTCTGCCTCGACTCGAAGTACCGCAAGGCGAAGAGCTGCGGGAAGATCGACGCCGACGGCTGGGCGCACCACCCCTACACGACCAGCGGTGGTCCGTACTTCAGGAGCGGCAACACGGACGACGTCACGATCGGGACGCTCTCGCGGCTGACGCGCGCGCTCGACCGGGCCGGGAAGGCCGGCGCGATCCGCAAGGGCATGCCGATGTACCTGACCGAGTTCGGCATCCAGTCGTTCCCCGACCGCATCACCGGCGTGCCGCTGTCCACGCAGGCCGACTACCGCTCCCTCAGCGAGTTCATCGCCTACGGCAACAAGCGCGTGAAGGCGTTCTCGCAGTACCTGATGCGCGACTCGGACCCCAACCCGCCCGGCGGGTCGAAGTTCAGCGGCTTCGAGTCCGGCCTGCGGACGTTCGGCGGCACGAAGAAGCCCGCGTACGACGGCTTCCGGCTGCCGCTGGTCGCCGACCGGTACGCGGCCGGCAAGGTGCGGCTGTGGGGCCTCGCGCGTCCCGCCGACGGGCGCACGAAGGTGCGGATCCTCTACGCCAACGGCGGCTCGTCGCGCTGGCGCACGCTGACGACGCTCTCGACCGACGCGCGCGGGTACTTCTCCTCGCGGCGGTCGGCCCCGAAGGACCGGCGCTACCGCGTCGAGTGGACCGCGGCCGACGGCACGACGCACCGCGGGCCGGTCACGAAGACGCGCAGCGCGCCGTAG